In the Candidatus Methylomirabilota bacterium genome, one interval contains:
- a CDS encoding family 16 glycoside hydrolase, whose translation MPDGVAEQKFDFEAKGIEGWTTIGGQWVVEDFPGAPVGKKALLQRMTKNEFNVIVAPAGPFTDMDVSVKFDPLSGKEDASGGIVFRFTDGKYYVVRANALEGNFRLYSYDRGRRQLASASVKPPALAQWHLLRVVAVGDHIQGWLDGALLLDHRDSRFKSGRVGLWTKADSITAFNDFTIRGVTGGG comes from the coding sequence ATGCCCGATGGCGTCGCTGAGCAGAAATTCGATTTCGAGGCCAAGGGCATCGAGGGCTGGACGACGATAGGAGGCCAGTGGGTGGTCGAGGACTTTCCCGGCGCACCCGTCGGCAAGAAGGCCTTGCTACAGCGCATGACAAAGAACGAGTTCAATGTGATTGTTGCGCCGGCGGGTCCGTTCACCGACATGGACGTCTCAGTGAAATTCGACCCGCTATCCGGGAAGGAAGACGCCTCGGGCGGCATCGTGTTTCGGTTCACTGACGGCAAGTATTACGTTGTCCGAGCCAATGCCCTCGAGGGAAATTTCCGACTGTACTCCTACGACCGCGGCCGCCGCCAACTGGCGAGCGCCAGCGTCAAGCCCCCGGCGCTCGCTCAGTGGCACCTGCTCAGGGTCGTTGCTGTCGGTGACCACATCCAGGGTTGGCTCGACGGCGCCTTGTTGCTCGACCACCGAGACTCGCGCTTCAAGTCAGGTCGAGTGGGACTGTGGACAAAGGCCGATTCGATCACAGCGTTCAACGACTTCACCATTCGTGGTGTGACGGGAGGCGGCTGA
- a CDS encoding DUF1259 domain-containing protein translates to MRQSLKHAIFVLSLVVIVGVPELGLTSEPDWKAVEAALGKSGQAQPGGVFRIGMPRTDLAVTVKGVPVKAGFALGSYAAFKPVGDQAMVMGDLVLLDQEVPAVMAGLFRGGLEVTAVHNHLNDMSPHVMYMHYEGHGDAVKLATALRQALSASGTPLGGGGSPAAAPAAGPGLDTKQIEQALGRTGRAQDGGVFQVTVPRAEVITEMGVQLLPAMGVTTVMNFQPASNGKAAITGDFVLIDKEVNAVARTLLQHGIDVTAIHNHSLMDTPRLFYMHFWANDDPVKLAQGLKAALGQTNSAKP, encoded by the coding sequence ATGAGGCAGTCATTGAAACACGCGATCTTCGTTCTCAGTCTGGTCGTGATCGTCGGCGTGCCGGAACTGGGGCTGACGTCGGAGCCCGACTGGAAGGCGGTGGAGGCGGCCCTGGGCAAGTCGGGACAGGCGCAGCCAGGCGGCGTCTTCCGAATCGGGATGCCGCGTACCGATCTCGCTGTCACCGTGAAGGGCGTGCCCGTCAAGGCCGGATTCGCGCTCGGATCGTACGCCGCCTTCAAGCCGGTGGGGGATCAGGCAATGGTGATGGGAGACCTCGTCCTTCTCGACCAGGAGGTGCCTGCCGTGATGGCCGGCCTGTTCAGAGGGGGGCTCGAGGTCACCGCCGTCCACAACCATCTGAACGACATGTCGCCGCACGTGATGTACATGCACTACGAGGGCCATGGCGATGCGGTCAAGCTGGCCACGGCGCTCCGCCAGGCATTGTCCGCCAGCGGAACCCCGCTCGGTGGCGGGGGCAGTCCGGCGGCCGCCCCGGCGGCCGGCCCTGGGCTCGACACCAAGCAGATCGAGCAGGCCCTGGGGCGAACGGGAAGGGCGCAGGACGGCGGGGTGTTCCAGGTGACCGTCCCCCGCGCGGAAGTGATCACGGAGATGGGGGTACAGTTGCTGCCGGCCATGGGGGTGACGACGGTGATGAACTTCCAGCCGGCCTCCAACGGCAAGGCGGCGATTACCGGTGATTTCGTCTTGATCGACAAGGAAGTGAACGCCGTCGCCCGCACGCTGCTCCAGCACGGCATCGACGTGACGGCGATCCACAACCATAGCCTCATGGACACGCCGCGGCTCTTCTACATGCACTTCTGGGCGAATGACGACCCGGTCAAGCTTGCCCAGGGGCTGAAGGCCGCATTGGGCCAGACCAACAGCGCGAAGCCGTAG